One Gossypium hirsutum isolate 1008001.06 chromosome A08, Gossypium_hirsutum_v2.1, whole genome shotgun sequence genomic window, TCATGGTTTCAGTTGTAGCATATTGTGTGACTTCTTTATACACACATCATGCGCTGAATTGCCAAAAGATATTCATCATCCTTTTCATCTCCAGCACCCTCTAAGTCTCATGTATCTTCCATTGCAGCTGCATGGTGCTGATTGTTCTTCATGCAACAAACCGCTCGATAGATTTCTGCTGGCCTACCGCTGCGATGGGTGCAACTTTAACCTTCATAAAGATTGCGCTGAGTTCAAACCCTCATTCAAGTATGGAAATTACTTACACGCTCTTACCCTTTGCGACAAAAGACCATCACTATTTCACTGCACCGTCTGTCAAAAAAGAGTCAACAAAATTTTCCTTCGATGTATTGTGTGTGGGATTGACATCCATGTGTTCTGCCTACCTTCAGCAACGAAAACAATAACACATAAACGCCACATAGATTGCTTAAGTCTTACCCAATCACCTCTTGAGTTCGAACTGAATCGATTAGAAGACGCAGATAACTCAGATGATGAATTCTATTGCGATGTATGCgaggaaaaaagagagaaaaaagaccCGGTTTATTATTGTGCAGAATGCAAATTCATTGCGGAGGTTGGATGTGTCATCTCTGAGGTACGTTGGTATATAACTTTACATTTCAATCTTGCTGAGATTATATCAAAACCTTGATTAATATTTGGTAAGAGAAACCAAGTTTCCATATTTAGATAAAGTACAAGCCTCTAAAAACTAGTCTACGGGCTTTTTTTGTGTAGTTGATTCCATCCTATAATACGCCCGACGAGCAGAATGGGGCGACCGGCCGAGCCATTTCCAAGGATGAAGACGATTCTGCAGTAGGAACCAGACTGGCAAAGCTGAATAACGAGATTATAGAGCTTAGTACAAAGTCAAAGCCTTTAATACAAGAACGAGAGCCtttaaacatagaaattatgCTTTTGAACCAAAAACATTTACAATTGCAAGGAAGGTTACAAGAAATTGAAACGGAGCTATGGCAAATAATCTGGATCATAGATAACCTTGAGGTAAAACGTTTTCTGTGCAAGCATCAACCCAAGCATCGCATAACAGAAGATATGTTTTCGACTGAAGCTTCAACTTCAGAAGGGCTGAGCCTGAGTGCTGAGAAGGCAAGACATATGGAAGACGAGTCAAAGGTGCAGAATTCTTAATTGAGTATTAGACATGAGTTTTGGAAATATTCTTCCTGCATCTTCAACTTTTTCTTCCCAAAATTTTCTTCAGAAAATCTAGATTTTTCCGTAGAACTTATATCACAAAGGTGCCCCGACCCGTTGTTATACGCAATGGTCATAATTATTGTTTTCTTCTCTTTCAGCTGTTACCAGCATCAAATATTTCCAGAAACAAGGAGACTGCAATAGAAGTTGCAAAGCTCAAGGAAGAGGAAATGGTTTTCAAATTAGAAACTGAGAAGCATCGGTCAGAATTAGAGAAACGTGAGGAGAAACTAGAGCGAATAAATTTGAGGCTAAAAGAACTTGAGGTTGATGGTTTTTTGAACAATGATATGGTCGGTCGCAACATGAAGGAAAATAAGTAAGCAACTGAAGCTTCAACTTCACAAGAGCCGATTGCTGATCTGCCTTGAGTTTGCAATGACATGTATCAACTGTCTTGCTAAATGCTACAATTTTGTAATAAGCTATATGGACTATTAATTTTTCACCTTTGTTTATTGTACAAGAATCTCCACACCGGTGCCAGATTCTTGCAGCAGTTCCATTTCTATTGAGTTGCGTATATAGTATCTCTTTAGTAGGATCTCTTCCTTCTATCAAGACACGTAGACACGATACGGAAATTTTTAGAAAAGGAAGTAAAATTGAGTAGGGGTTTACGTTAAAATCTTAACATCGATAATGGAAATGTTACAAAGAAAACAGAACTCACCGAAAATCCTTTTAGAAAAAATCAtggtagagaaaaaaaaatttattaatgtttaaattCTTTCAACCACATCTATATTAGGTTGAAAAAGCCTAATTCTAATGCAtgcaaaatatattatattactaaatcttatagaaagaaaatatattttgtttaacttgatttGTAAATAATCTCTTAGATTTTGTTTAACTTAACTTGCAAGtaatttcttaaattttgtttaacttgacttgtaaGCAATATATTAGAATTTAGATCACACAAATATTTAGATTACATAACTCTAatagtttagtttatttttattagttcaTGAACAGATGATGAagcaaaatttatttattttatttaatttttgtaatttaaaaaaagccttaatatttatttatttataatttcatatattttatattttaaaaaaatgaaaattaaattatcacATTATTATAACGTCATCATGGTCTAGCTATCTAAGAAAGCTATATTTTTTGGACTTAATATCTACAATAAAGCACCAAAATTTAAGACAacttaaaaaaaaccataaatacttgaaaaaatgataaatttaaaaactaaataaatatttaaacctatttatttgataattttttttttggtggggGTGGGGGGGGGGAGGGTAGGTTTAATCATAGGAGTTTGGAGCGGCAACCATTGATGGTAGTTTTTTATTTGTAgtcttttatttcatatatttaaaatatgacaTTTTCTTCTATTGCAAAATtttaatctcacaaaaaattaaatatatgaattGCGAGATAAGAAATAGTATATGGTCTCCTCTTCGCTATAacatttgttttttaattattaaattataagaaaGATAGGATCGTTTTTAGCATCGTTtctacatttaaaataatataataataaataacacACATACAAAAAGTACCTTAAATTATAACTTTCAAGTTTTTTTTGGATGCTTTAATAACCTTTTTGGACTTGAATCATACAATAACTTTTGTTagatattttaattcatttcaaattaatatattatggGCTCAAATTAAAGTTGTGTAACTCAAATAAtggctaaaatattaaaattatatttgtgtTGAAAGTTCAATatacaaaaatttattaaaaataattttttgataaataacataattaataattttcacTCCATCTGTAGTTTCTTCATCTCATTTCAATTCCAATGATGAGTAAAGTTTATGACATGTTTAGCTGAGTGTAGCGTAAGAAACTTTAGTAAAGAAGCTTATTTATTTTCTTGAGGGAAGCAAAAAGCAGAGATGCTGCTTTAATTTCTTTCCTTAACTGATGTGGCAAGTTACGAATTACTTTAAATGGGAATACCTTCAATTTTAAGTATATAATGATTATCCAGCGTTTATTGTCAACACGTACTCATCTAGTTCcatattttcaaaaaagaaacaaagagagATGAGTTTTGAACATTTCCTGGATGACCATACTTTGTCGTTCATCCAGGAAGGAAATCAAATGTTTATCTGTGATGGATGCGAGAAACCCATATCTGGGCCTTGCTATGGTTGCGAGGAATGTATTTTCTATCTTCATTATGAGTGTGCCAAGCTTCCAGAGTCGATTGAACATTTCTTTCACCCATGCCCTCTTTCTCTCTCGCTTTATTCCTATACATGTAATGCTTGTTTCATGAAAGGGTCGGGTTTCAGCTATCGCTGCAATATTTGCCATTTCAATATGCATGTTGAATGTGTCTCAAAGCCCACCATTTCATCTGAAAATGATGAGGGGCTTATTCAGCATTTCACTCATTGGCATCCTTTATCACTTATTGATCTCAACATCTTTTATGATAAACCTTATTGTGCCATATGTGAAAAGCCCTGCTCCCCTAATTCTACCTATGGCTGCtcctcttgcaatttcttcctcCATAATTCTTGCATGGCCACCATTCCACGAAGGATCTACCATTCCTTCCATCCTTGCCCTCTCATTTTGCTCACCTATCCAGAATATGAGTGTCGGGGTTGCGAACGAGAACGCTCAGGCTTGACCTATGGCTGCGGGAAGTGCCGTTTCAAGCTCGATGTCAAATGCGGCTTACTTCCCACCGTGGAGGCCAAAGGTGCTGATATGATTCAAAGTTTCACACATTCGCACCCTTTAGCACTCCTTGGAAACAAAGATGCCGAAAGTACCGGACTTGGTGCCCGACACCGATGTAGAGCATGTGGAGAAGATTGCCTGGATCTTGGTTTTAGTTGTAGCATAACATGCGACTTCTTTATACACACATCATGCATTGAATTACCAGGAGAGATTCATCATCCCCTTCATCTCCTACACCCCCTCTATCTTATGTATCTTCCATTGCAGCTGCATGGTACTGATTGCTCTTCATGCAACCAACCCCTCGACGGATTTCTGTTAGCTTATCGCTGCGACGGGTGCAATTTCAACCTTCATAAACATTGCGCTGAGTTCAGACCCTCATTCAAGTTTGGAATTTCCTTACACGTTCTCACCCTTTGGGACAAAAGACCCTCACCATTTGATTGCAACGTTTGTGGTAAAAAAGCCAGCAAGAACTTCCTTCGATGCGTTCTGTGTAGGTTTACCATCCATTTGTTTTGCCTACCTTCAGCATCGAAAACAATAACACATAAATGCCATATAGATTGCTTAAGTCTTACCCAATCACCTCTTGACTTCAAACTGAATCGGTTAGAAGACGCATATAACTTGGATGATGAATTTTATTGCGACGTTTGTgaggagaaaagagagaaaaaagaccCAGTTTATTATTGTGCAGAATGCAAATTCATTACCGAGGTTGGTTGTGTCATCTCTGAGGTACGTTGGTTTATAACTTTACATTTCAATCCTGCATTGATTAATATTTGGTAAGAGAAAACAAATTTCCAAAAAAGCCTCTAAAAACTAGTCTTTGAGTTTGTTATTGTTGGTTCCATCCTATATTATTGTTGAATTTAGTTCCCATGCAAGACATGCAAAAGTGGCCATGCAAGGAGAAGTGGCAGCAAGCAGTCGAGCTATGAAGTGCAGAAACTGGAGCTTGAAGTTGCCTAACTACTTGTTATGTTttgattgtatttttaattattattttgtaatctagttcatgttgaactaagttGGTAAACCTTATGATGTTTTTTTGTTGATTGATTGACTGAAAAATCAGC contains:
- the LOC107939541 gene encoding uncharacterized protein; protein product: MSSFEHFLHKHTLLFIREGYELFICDGCDKPISGPFYSCPHCIFYLHYECARLERQIQHFFHPCPLFLILDSGTCNACFMEVSGFCYCCLTCYFTMHVECALKPTISSESDEGLNQHFTHWHPLSLIDLNIFYDKPSCAICEKPCSTNSTYGCSSCNFFLHNSCMATIPRSINHSFHPCALSLLSYPNYTCNGCNRDCSGLTYSCGKCRFKLDIRCGLLPTVETRGADMIQNIMHPHPLARLGNKDVDNTRFGVGHRCRACGENYLDHGFSCSILCDFFIHTSCAELPKDIHHPFHLQHPLSLMYLPLQLHGADCSSCNKPLDRFLLAYRCDGCNFNLHKDCAEFKPSFKYGNYLHALTLCDKRPSLFHCTVCQKRVNKIFLRCIVCGIDIHVFCLPSATKTITHKRHIDCLSLTQSPLEFELNRLEDADNSDDEFYCDVCEEKREKKDPVYYCAECKFIAEVGCVISELIPSYNTPDEQNGATGRAISKDEDDSAVGTRLAKLNNEIIELSTKSKPLIQEREPLNIEIMLLNQKHLQLQGRLQEIETELWQIIWIIDNLEVKRFLCKHQPKHRITEDMFSTEASTSEGLSLSAEKARHMEDESKLLPASNISRNKETAIEVAKLKEEEMVFKLETEKHRSELEKREEKLERINLRLKELEVDGFLNNDMVGRNMKENK